ACAGGCCTCGGCCTGGTGGCGGTCGCACCGGTTCGTGACGGTCCACGTCAACGTCAGCCCCGTGGAGCTGCGCTCACCGTCGTACGCCACCGCCGTGGCGCGGGCACTGAGCCGGCACGACCTCCCGCCGACCGCACTGCTGCTGGAGCTCACCGAGACCGACCTGATGATCGGCGACCGCGAGGTGCGCGCGACCCTCGACGAGCTGCGTGCCCTCGGGGTGCGGCTGGGGATCGACGACTTCGGTGCCGGCTGGTCCTCGATCGGGCAGCTGCTGGACCTGCCGGTGGACACCGTCAAGGTCGACCGCTCGCTGGTCAGCCGCATCGACGACTCCCCGGCCGACCTCGACCTGCTGCGAGCCGTCCTCGGCCTGCTCGACACCGCACCCGTCGAGGTGGTCGTCGAGGGCGTGGAGAACGAGACCCAGGCCGCCGTCCTGCGGACCCTCGGCGTGCGGCTGGTCCAGGGCTACCACCTCGGCCGCCCCGTCCCCGCCCACGAGCTGAACCTCGGTGGTGGGGTCGGTCCGGTGGGTCGGGTGGGGTGAGGCGGCGGGGATACGACGCATTCTCTCTCACCCTTACTGCGCAGTAAGGGTGAGAAAGAATACGGACTACCCCTCCGACGTGACCCCTGGGGCCCCTGGGACGGACGAGGCGCTCAGCCCTGAGCGGCGCCCGACGGCCCGCTCGCGGCGTCCTCGGCCTCGAGCCACCCGCGGAACGCCTCGAGGTTGCGGGTGGACTCTCCGCGCAGCTTGCGCCACTCCCACTCCTTGCGGATCGAGGAGGCGAAGCCGAGCTCGAGGATCGCGTTGAACGAGTCGTCGGCGTAGCTCAGCACCGACCCCAGGAGCCGGTCGAGCTCCTCGGGGGTGGCGATGGCGAGCGGCAGCCGGGCGTCGAGGTAGATGTCGCCGTGGTGGTCGCAGGCGAACGCGACGGCGTACATCTTCAGGTTGCGCTCGAGCAGCCAGCGCCACACGCGCTCGTGGTTCTCGTCGGGGCGCCGGCACACGAAGGCGTGCACGCCCAGGGCGTGCGGCCCGACGTCGAGTCGGACGGGCGTCTGCAGCTTCTTCTCGCCGGGCAGCGCGAAGGAGAAGACGCCGTCGGAGACCTCGTCGGCCTCGAGCTCGTTGTCGGCGAGGTAGCCCCGCACGACCTCGATGACCTGCTCACGCTCCTGCCGGCTCATGCCGTCACCTCCGCCCGCATCAGCTGCCGGGCCCGCTCGTAGGTCTCCAGCATCGCGGTGGCCGTCGCGTCCCAGCTGAACTCCCGCGCCTGCGCCGCCGCGCCCGCCGCCAACCGGTCGTGCAGGCCGGGCTCGGTGAGCACCCGCCCCAGTGCGTGTGCCCAGTCGGCGTCGTCGTGGGTGTCGACGAGCAGCCCGCTGCGCCCGTCGCGTACGACGGTGGGCAGCCCGCCCACGGCCGCGGCCACCACGGGCGTACCGCATGCCCCCGCCTCCGCCGCGACGAGCCCGAACGACTCGTTGTAGCTCGGCACGGCGACGAGTGTCGCGGCGGCGTACCACTGCGCCAGCTGCGACTGGGCCACGGGCGGGACGAACCGCACGACGTCACCGAGCCCGAGGGCGGCCGTCAGCTCGGCCAGCGACTCCGGGTGCTCCAGGCCCGACCCGGAGGGCCCGCCGACGACGGGGACCACGAGCCGGTCGCGCAGCGCGGGCTCACGCTCGAGCAGCACCGCGACCGCGCGCAGCAGCACGTCGGGCGCCTTCAGCGGCTGGATGCGACCGGCGAAGAGCACCACCTGCGCGTCGGCGGGCAGGCCCAGCGCGGCGCGGGCCGCGGCCTGCGGGGCGGGCCGGAACACCTCGAGGTCGACGCCGGGGTGGACGACCTCGACCCGACCGGGGTCGGCGTCGTAGAGGTTGATCAGCTGCTTGGCCTCGATGTCGGTGTTGGCGACCAGCACGTCGGCGGCCTCCACGACCTGCTGCTCGCCGATCACCCGGGCCTCGGGCTCGGGGGTGTCGCCCTCGGCGAGCGACTCGTTCTTGACCCGGGCCATGGTGTGCATGGTGTGCACGAGCGGGACGCCCCACCGGTCGCGGGCCAGCGCCCCGACCTGGCCCGAGAGCCAGTAGTGGGAGTGCACGGCGTCGTAGTGCCCGCGCGGCTGGGCGGCCTCGGTGCGCAGCACCTCGCGGGCGAAGACGCACAGCTGGCCGGGCAGCTCGTCCTTGGACAACCCCTCGTAGGGGCCGGCGTGGACGTGACGGACCTGCACCCCGTCGGCGGCCTCGACGACCGGCGGCAGCGCGGAGGAGGTGGCACGGGTGAAAACGTCGACCTCGATGCCCTGGCGGGCCAGGCGGCGGGCGAGCTCGATGACGTAGACGTTCATGCCGCCCGCGTCCCCGGTGCCCGGCTGGTCCAGCGGGGAGGTGTGCAGGCTGATCATCGCGAGCCGGCGTACGGGCCGGGCGACATCAGGGCTCACAGGCTCCCCCAGGGCTGGACTACAGGTGGACGCCGGACGGACCCGGCGTCAGCACCAGTGAACACCGGACCGCCCCGGGGCATTCCCACCCCCGGGGTGGGCGTCCGGCCGTCGGGACGGCGGCCTGCTCAGCGGGCGTGGCTGCCCGGGCGCTTCTCGGGGGCGGCCCGCCTGCCGCCGGCGGCCCGCCCGGCCCGGGTGCTGTCTCGAGCAGCCGCGGGCGCGGGGCCGACCGGGCGTACCCGCTCCCAGGCGACCGGGATGACGACCAGCAGCACCAGGCCGGCGACGCCGGCGCGGACCGGGGCGCCGTCGAGTCCGGCCACGGCACCCAGCGACCAGCACAGCAGCGCCAGGCACACGCCGACGACCACGCGCAGCGGCACCGGCTTGACCATGCCGGCACCCGCGGCGACGGCGACGACGCTCAGCAGCGCGGCGCCCACCCACAGCAGCGGGTCGAGGTCGGTCGCCCAGCGCGCCACCCACGCCACGGCACCCAGCACCCCCACACCGCTGACCACGGTCCCGACCTGCACGCGCACACGTCCTCCCGACGCTCCGCGACGGACCGCTCGGCCCGTCCGCCGCCCCATGACGGCCGCGCCCGACCCGGCTCGGGCGCTGCCCCATGGTGCACCACCGGCGACCGGTGGACCAGAGCCGTCCCCGCAGCGTCCGGGGCCGGGTGGTTCGATGGCGCCATGACCTCCCACACCGAGTCGGACACCCGCCGCACCGCTGTCGTCACCGGCGCCAGCAGCGGCATCGGCGCCGCCACCGCGCGAGCCCTGGCCGAGCAGGGGTTCCACGTCTACTGCGCGGCGCGGCGCACCGAGCGGGTGACGGCGCTGGCCGAGGAGATCGGGGGTACGCCGCTGACCGTCGACGTCACCTCCGAGGAGTCGGTCGCGGCGCTCGCCGAGGTCGTCGGGGAGCGACTGGACGTGCTGGTCAACAACGCGGGCGGCGCGTTCGGCTCGGCCCCGGTCGCCGAGGCCGACGCGGAGCAGTGGCGGGCGATGTACGAGGTCAACGTCATCGGCCTGATGCTCGTCACCCGCGCCCTGCTGCCGGCGCTGAAGACCTCGGGCGCGGGCGTCATCTGCAACGTCGGCTCGACGGCCGGCCGGATCGCCTACGAGGGCGGCGCGGGCTACACCGCCGCCAAGCACGGCACCCAGGTGGTCACCGAGACGCTGCGCCTGGAGCTGTTCGACCAGCCGATCAGGGTCTGCGAGGTGGCGCCGGGCATGGTGCGCACCGACGAGTTCGCCCTCGTGCGCTTCGACGGGGACCGCGAGAAGGCCGACGCGGTGTACGCCGGGGTCCGCGAGCCGCTGGTCGCCGAGGACGTCGCCGACGCCATCGCCTGGGTCGTCACCCGGCCCCCGCACGTCAACATCGACGAGCTGGTCATCCGCCCCCGCGCCCAGGCGGCCCAGCACAAGGTCCACCGGCAGCCCTGAGCGAAGCGTTGGGCTGGTCCGGTGGAGGGCCGGTGCTGGTCCAGCGAGCCCCGCGACCGAGGGACGAGGTCGCGACGGGCGTGTCGAGACCCAGCCGGGTCACGGACACGTGCCTCGCCGTCGTACGACGCGTGGAAGACTGCCGCCCGTGCAGACGATCGGACTCATCGGCGGGATGAGCTGGGAGAGCAGCGCCGCCTACTACGAACTCCTCAACACCGGTGTCGAGAAGCGGGTCGGCGACCTGGCGTCGGCCAAGACGATCCTGTCGTCGGTCGACTTCGCCGAGGTCACGCGGCTGCAGGAGGCCGAGGACTGGGACGGCGTCGCGCGCATCCTGGTCGAGGCCGCGCAGGGCGTGGAGCGCGCGGGCGCGGACTTCCTGCTGCTGTGCACCACGACGTTCCACCGGGTCTTCGACCAGGTCGAGGCGGCCGTGGGCATCCCGGTGCTGCACCTGGCCGACGTGGTCGCCGAGGCCTGCAAGGCCGCCGGCGTCAGCCAGGTCGGGCTGCTGGGCACGACGTTCGCGATGGAGCGCTCCTTCTTCACCGACCGGCTGGCCTCGCACGGCCTGACCGTCCACGTGCCGCCGGCCGACCACCACGACACGGTCAACCGGATCATCTACGACGAGCTCGTGCACGGCCGCGTGGTCACCAAGTCGCGGCGTACGGTCGTCGGTCTCATCGAGGACCTGTGGGACGCCGGCGCGGGCGGGGTCATCCTCGGCTGCACCGAGCTCGAGC
This genomic window from Nocardioides marinus contains:
- a CDS encoding SDR family oxidoreductase yields the protein MTSHTESDTRRTAVVTGASSGIGAATARALAEQGFHVYCAARRTERVTALAEEIGGTPLTVDVTSEESVAALAEVVGERLDVLVNNAGGAFGSAPVAEADAEQWRAMYEVNVIGLMLVTRALLPALKTSGAGVICNVGSTAGRIAYEGGAGYTAAKHGTQVVTETLRLELFDQPIRVCEVAPGMVRTDEFALVRFDGDREKADAVYAGVREPLVAEDVADAIAWVVTRPPHVNIDELVIRPRAQAAQHKVHRQP
- the mshA gene encoding D-inositol-3-phosphate glycosyltransferase, with the protein product MSPDVARPVRRLAMISLHTSPLDQPGTGDAGGMNVYVIELARRLARQGIEVDVFTRATSSALPPVVEAADGVQVRHVHAGPYEGLSKDELPGQLCVFAREVLRTEAAQPRGHYDAVHSHYWLSGQVGALARDRWGVPLVHTMHTMARVKNESLAEGDTPEPEARVIGEQQVVEAADVLVANTDIEAKQLINLYDADPGRVEVVHPGVDLEVFRPAPQAAARAALGLPADAQVVLFAGRIQPLKAPDVLLRAVAVLLEREPALRDRLVVPVVGGPSGSGLEHPESLAELTAALGLGDVVRFVPPVAQSQLAQWYAAATLVAVPSYNESFGLVAAEAGACGTPVVAAAVGGLPTVVRDGRSGLLVDTHDDADWAHALGRVLTEPGLHDRLAAGAAAQAREFSWDATATAMLETYERARQLMRAEVTA
- a CDS encoding YbjN domain-containing protein produces the protein MSRQEREQVIEVVRGYLADNELEADEVSDGVFSFALPGEKKLQTPVRLDVGPHALGVHAFVCRRPDENHERVWRWLLERNLKMYAVAFACDHHGDIYLDARLPLAIATPEELDRLLGSVLSYADDSFNAILELGFASSIRKEWEWRKLRGESTRNLEAFRGWLEAEDAASGPSGAAQG
- a CDS encoding amino acid racemase, which translates into the protein MQTIGLIGGMSWESSAAYYELLNTGVEKRVGDLASAKTILSSVDFAEVTRLQEAEDWDGVARILVEAAQGVERAGADFLLLCTTTFHRVFDQVEAAVGIPVLHLADVVAEACKAAGVSQVGLLGTTFAMERSFFTDRLASHGLTVHVPPADHHDTVNRIIYDELVHGRVVTKSRRTVVGLIEDLWDAGAGGVILGCTELELLVRQADADIPVFPCTSLHVEAALDRALG